One Urechidicola croceus genomic window, AAACCAACCAAAACGCATTTTTTTGATTTGTTGCTCATTAATTTCTGTCCAATTAATTATTGCAGCAACTCTTCCAACAATTTTATTGTTTCTATAAGCCAAGAAAAATTGAGCATCAGCATGCTTAAAAACTGGATTTTTATCTTTGTCAAATCCTGAAATTTCATCATTGATTATAGGAGGAACCCAATAATTATTATTCTTATATAGCGAAAAAGGAAATTTGACAAAATCTCTTATTTCCTTTACTGTTGTTGCTTCTTTAAGGGTAATCATTTATTTTTTCTTTTTGAAAATTCGAGAAAAAAGTCCGCCACGCCTTCTTTTCTTACTCTTAATTTTATTTCCATTTTCATCAGTTTCAATTTCTTGATCAACGTGTTTATCTAATCTCCATGATGCACCAATACCAGCAATTAAAGCGGAGTCTTCTGTATTTAAACTGGCACGTATAGAAGCATCAAATTGTAAGTTACTTGAGTATAAATATGCAACTCCAGTTCCTACTTGAAAATCATTTCTGTATTTTGTAAAATCACCTTGATTCTCCATAAAGATTGACCATCTATCACTTGTTGCATAGGTTAAAGTTGTGATATATGAGTAAATAGGATAGTCAGTTCCTATTTTATCACCAATAATATTTGTGATTAAAACCAACCTATCAGTAAAATCATTTTGCAATAATATTGCCGCTTTCGGACTGATACCGCTTTCTTCATAATCTTTACCTAAGAAATTGGTATTGACACCAAGATAAATACCAACAGATGGAATTAATCTTTTTTTATCAAAAGCAGTTCTTTTTTTCCAACTTCTAATTTCTTTAGATTTATCTGTAAATTCTTGTTGATATATCAAGTATTTAGCGCCAATTGTCAGTTGGCTAATTCCACTTATATTAGAAGTGGAAGTAAAAATGTTATTGAATTGAAGTTCTTCTTTTTGAAAAGTTACGTTAGCATTTATTTCCAATCGTTCAATAAACTTACCATATCTAATAAAAAGATTTGTTCCTATAGGATTAATTCTTGCAAATGTCCTGTCTGACTCACTTTTTCCAAAGAAAAAACCTCCTTCAAATTGTAAAACATCTGTTCCAACTCCATAAGGACTTTCAGAAAGACCTGGTCTTTTGGAGTTTATGATTTCGGTGTATTGGGCGTTAATTATCTGAAAACTAAAAAGTAAGAAAGCAATGAGCCAGTTTTTTTTCATAAAATAGATTTTACTTCGGTCAAATATAAGATTTTATCTACGTAAACGTTTTAAGTTGCTATCAAATTGTTATTTTTGAAATAAATTTTTATTTGGATTATGCAGGAAGCGTCGGTACAAGGATTTATTAGAACTTTATTAATTATTATTTTAGTTTATTATGGATTGAAAATTATTGGAAAAATAGTATTTCCAATGGTTTTTAAAAGATATGTAGGTAAATTTGAAGAAAAGTTTAAAAATCAACAACAGCAACAACAAACACCAAAACAGGATCAAAAAATAGGCGAAACAGTCATTGATAAAAAACCTTCAAATACTAAAACCTCAAACAATGATGTTGGTGAATATGTAGATTTTGAGGAAGTAGATTAGTGTTGAAAATAAGGAAATAAAAAATATAGATGGATTTAAAAAAAATAGTGCCTTATTTAATTGCATTAGCAATTTTTATTTTTGCCTCTTTGGCATATTTTTCACCAGTATTAAAAGGGAAAAAAATTCAGCAAAGTGATATTACCCAATTTATAGGATCCTCAAAAGAAATTAATGATTTTAGAAAAGAAAATGATGCAGAACCTTATTGGACAAACACTAGTTTTGGAGGTATGCCATCTTATGCTGTAAGTACGTATTACCCTAATGATTATATAAAAAAAATAGATCGAGTTATACGTTTTTTACCTAGACCAGCAGATTATTTATTTCTTTATTTTATTGGTTTTTTTGTGTTGTTAATGGTTTTAAAAGTCAATTGGAAATTGGCAATTTTAGGATCTTTAGGCTTTGGATTTTCAACTTATCTCATAATCATTTTGGGTGTTGGTCATAATGCCAAAGCACATGCAATTGCTTATATTCCTTTGGTTTTGTCAGGTATACTAATGGTATTTCAAAAACGATATTTATTAGGTTTTGTAATTACTGCTGTTGCGATGTCATTAGAATTGAATGCGAGTCATATTCAAATGACGTATTATTTGATGTTTGCAGTGCTCATTTATGGTGTCGTTCAGTTAATAGAATCTATTAAAAATAATGAACTACCACATTTTGTGAAAAGTTTGGTTGTTTTAGTAGGTGCCGTAGTTATTGGTATTGGTACTAATGCAACTAGTTTAATGGCAACTCAAGAATATGCCAAGTTTAGTACAAGGAGTAAAAGTGAATTAACAATTACTCCAGACGGAAAAACAAAAGAAATAACGACTGGTTTAGAAAGAGATTATATTACACAATATAGTTATGGATGGTCAGAAACATTTAACTTATTTATTCCTCGTTTCATGGGAGGTACAAGTCATGAAGAAGTTGAAAATAGTGAGTTACAGGAATTTTTACAAAATCAAGTAAATAGAGGGTTAGATCCGAGTGATGCAAATTATATTTACCGAGTTTCATCTATGTATTGGGGAGATCAACCCATTGTAGCAGCACCTGCATATATCGGTGCAATTTTTATTTTCTTATTTGTTTTGGCCTTGTTTTTAGTCAAAGGTAAATTAAAATATTGGCTAGTCGCAGCCACCATCTTTTCTATATTGATGAGTTGGGGTAAAAACTTATCTTTTTTAACTGATTTCTTCATTGATTATGTTCCCTTATACAACAAGTTTAGAGCAGTATCATCTATTCAGATAATAGCAGAAGTTTGTATTCCATTACTTGGAATATTGGGCTTAAACTCATTAATATCTAAAGATATTTCAAAAGAGGTTAAATTAAATGCTTTAAAATGGTCAACAATTATTGTTGGCGGATTAGCACTATTATTTACCGTTGGAGGAACAGGTTTATTTACATTTGAAACCTTACGAGATGTTGGTTTTAACGATCAGTTAGAAAGCCAAAACATCAATGGTTATTTAGATGCATTAGTTGCAGATAGACAAACTCTATTTTTTAATGACAGTCTTCGAACATTGCTATTGATACTTGGAATTTCTGCACTGATTTGGTTGTTTTTAAAAGAAAAAATTAATCAAACAATAGTGTTGATTGGTTGTGGAGTTTTAATACTATTTGACTTGGTAAATGTTGATAAACGATATGTGAATGATGATTACTTTACTTCAGCAAGAAAAGTAGATAGACCTTATAAGGCATCAGATATTGATAAAGAAATTTTAAAAGATAAAAGTCATTATCGTGTGTTGAATTTAACGGTCAATCCGATGAATGATGGTTCAACTTCGTATTTTCATAATTCTATTGGAGGGTATCATGCAGCAAAACCTAGGCGCTATCAAGAATTATTTGATTTTCATATTGCGAAAGGAAATCCTGAGGTTCTGAATATGTTAAATGCCAAATATATTATTGGACAAAGTGAAAGTGGT contains:
- a CDS encoding transporter, translated to MKKNWLIAFLLFSFQIINAQYTEIINSKRPGLSESPYGVGTDVLQFEGGFFFGKSESDRTFARINPIGTNLFIRYGKFIERLEINANVTFQKEELQFNNIFTSTSNISGISQLTIGAKYLIYQQEFTDKSKEIRSWKKRTAFDKKRLIPSVGIYLGVNTNFLGKDYEESGISPKAAILLQNDFTDRLVLITNIIGDKIGTDYPIYSYITTLTYATSDRWSIFMENQGDFTKYRNDFQVGTGVAYLYSSNLQFDASIRASLNTEDSALIAGIGASWRLDKHVDQEIETDENGNKIKSKKRRRGGLFSRIFKKKK
- a CDS encoding DUF4834 family protein; the encoded protein is MQEASVQGFIRTLLIIILVYYGLKIIGKIVFPMVFKRYVGKFEEKFKNQQQQQQTPKQDQKIGETVIDKKPSNTKTSNNDVGEYVDFEEVD
- a CDS encoding YfhO family protein, which encodes MDLKKIVPYLIALAIFIFASLAYFSPVLKGKKIQQSDITQFIGSSKEINDFRKENDAEPYWTNTSFGGMPSYAVSTYYPNDYIKKIDRVIRFLPRPADYLFLYFIGFFVLLMVLKVNWKLAILGSLGFGFSTYLIIILGVGHNAKAHAIAYIPLVLSGILMVFQKRYLLGFVITAVAMSLELNASHIQMTYYLMFAVLIYGVVQLIESIKNNELPHFVKSLVVLVGAVVIGIGTNATSLMATQEYAKFSTRSKSELTITPDGKTKEITTGLERDYITQYSYGWSETFNLFIPRFMGGTSHEEVENSELQEFLQNQVNRGLDPSDANYIYRVSSMYWGDQPIVAAPAYIGAIFIFLFVLALFLVKGKLKYWLVAATIFSILMSWGKNLSFLTDFFIDYVPLYNKFRAVSSIQIIAEVCIPLLGILGLNSLISKDISKEVKLNALKWSTIIVGGLALLFTVGGTGLFTFETLRDVGFNDQLESQNINGYLDALVADRQTLFFNDSLRTLLLILGISALIWLFLKEKINQTIVLIGCGVLILFDLVNVDKRYVNDDYFTSARKVDRPYKASDIDKEILKDKSHYRVLNLTVNPMNDGSTSYFHNSIGGYHAAKPRRYQELFDFHIAKGNPEVLNMLNAKYIIGQSESGGVGVEKNDNANGNSWFVNQLNFVTDANQEIIALDSLNTKNTAILRQEYATNLKNTYEIDTTANIKLKTYKSNELIYESNSSSTQFAVFSEIYYKNGWNAYIDGELTNIYPVNYVLRGLEIPKGKHTIEFKFEPTVIQKGNTYTLISYALLLLIPIGWFFIEKRKKLDS